The genomic interval acttttgttttgaggaagacaacctcgataaaaaattaccccgaatcccaagtggctacgcagcgcgatgggatgcatggccggagggtagttcGGTCCCGATTGCATTTCCTTTTCCTTCTTGCTTCTTCCTttattctttcttctttttattcTCTTCTTCcaccggcagccccggcaaacaAACTAAAAACATGTGTGCATCCAATAAAAAATTATCTCCAGGAGGGTTTCAGTCCCTCTCCGATCCGCCTCACGGATCGGACCGTCCCATtgaatctggaggggacaaagaTGCCAGATCGATTCTATCAAACGACTATACCGCGACCACAATTGACTATAATTTGCCAACGACGAGGGTGCCCGTGGTGGTATTGGAGCGACTGGATGAGCTGTCGGACGCCGACAGCGCATCCAGTCGGATGAGCATGGCGAGCGCGGTGAGTGCCAACTCGAAGCGCTCACGGAAACGCGTGAGAGAGGTCCCGGATTCTGGGTCGGACTCTGCTCGCAGCGACATACCAAGCAGAAAAGGTAGACCGACTACTACCGGCAAATATGCCGGTATCGGTCTATCAAGACGTGAGGCCGCGGCTGCGACGAAGGCTGCAGCAGCCGCCGAAAAACTAATTGAAGACGAGCGGCAGATCGCGGCTCTGACCAAAAGGGTGGTGGAAGAGAGAGCCACTCCTCGGTCGGAGTCGTCAGATTCTGCTGCCTTAGGGGTCGAGGCAGACGAGCTACCTGCCTCCGACCTCAACCGGAGGATGACGGACGCGGTTGCGGCGATAAAAAGGGTGGGCAAGGTCTCTAAGGGCCTTAGCGGCTGCAGCCAGAAGGCACTGAAAGAGGCTACGGCCTCGATactggagtgcgcccaggtgctgCTCACCCGCACCGATACGGAGGAGACGGCGCTGCTGCGGGCCCAGAACACCAGGCTCGCAGCACAGGTCGAGGCGCTCAGGAAAGAGCAGCTAGAGctcaaggccgagatggccaacttcCGCCGCGAACACCTCAGGCGGGAGGTGGGCCTTCTGAGCGCCACGCCCGACGTCACGCCGCAACCGCAGACACAACAGCAGCAGTCGTCGCAGGAGACGGAGTTGGATCGCCTGATCCGTAAGGAGATGGCGAGTTTCAACGCCCGCTTCTCGGTGCTCGAGGGGAGGATTTTACGACCCCCCTCCCCCCTAGCTGCAGACCAGCGCAGCGCACCGGCGCCGACATATGCGGCTAAAGTcgcagcgccccgtgccacCCAACCGGCACAAGCGGCTGCTGCTGCTAAGAAAGGGAAAGGGAAGGTGGCCAAAAAGGCGAGTGCGGCTCAACCCGTGGCACCCCAAGCCACCCAACCGAAACAAGGAGTACCCCCCGTACCCCCCCGTCGACACCCGAGGCAGAGTGGAAGGTTGCGGGCGACGCGAAGCGAAAGAAGAAGGCGCGCCAGCGGGCCAAAAAAGAGGCCCAGAAGAAGGaggagaaagaaagaaagaaagaaagaaatgtttattaggacacagtacataataaaataataagaagtataaaaatttaaaacaaaaggaagaaaaaacaacaaaaaaatataaacttgttaagaaataatcgcaagacctcccgaacatcgagcgctaccaagaattaccataccgtgagaaataatcacaccatgcattccttgaagctaccacctgttgccagcgtcgctgctttgtttcgcaagacctcccgaacatcgagcgctaccaagaatcaccataccgtggggaccattcagtgatttaccgatttcgttataaatatgtaattcagactacagaacttcactttttgttctgacatcgaacagactgtcacgtattataaattagaaataattaattgttaaattgaattacttaaataaacgtataagttaaattagttcggtttcattctgcatcctcaacggcagccctacgtaattaaCTCGctaacttaatatacaaaaaaaaaacaacaacaatacaaaacaacacaatgatgcttaacgtgtcctaaaggtgtaccattcagcttccaagttgggttccaagaacccaacgctgattttcaatggtaccctgtgtggttgtgacgggctgtgacaatatatgataatatattacaaaaataaaaaaactacaatttgaatgtacatacaatatacacataataacaatgtataactataaatatataaatacatacatattttatgaaccCATTAGCATTAGCTAATGACAATTTTGTtccttgttgttgttgttttgaagGAATGCAAGGTGTCAGTTAAAGGTGTAAGTTTTAAGAGGCCTCCCGCCTCAGTGAGGCGTGCGCGCCGGCAGTGTATTGACGCTGTCACGCATCCTTCTATTGCATATTACTTTCAGTTATTTACTGTTTcccgtaataaaatacaaaataaaacaaaaaaactatataatataaaatctaatgaGCTTAATCCGAaagttgtaatttgttaaaacggtAAGTTGAATATCCAACTATTATATCTTACGTAACTCAATTGtatgctttattatataattatctgtcATTCAAAATATACAGCACAATATGTAGGACCACGAAGAAgtcgtacaaaaaaaaaaaacaagaaaacaaaacaaatagcAACCTTTGCAGCAGCCCGTTGCTAGACCAATCTGAGCTATAAGCTACGGAGCCATACCTTTAGGTAAgagacaaataattattataataaatattaaattaaattaaattatacctataacatatatactacaagtatttatattataataatatataacggagaaggcatgtccgagcgcgtttttaaaaagcatgacgtcagcacagctgacgtcacgagtgtcagagtttcgatctttaaccatcttcggtggtatgaaataaaactcaggaaataaacctctctgatttattccaatatgagacggtccgatcgctccggcggctcgaccaagtctgtcgaaaccggcggtcgcttgatcttttataacaaaaataggtgggtagacttattcactcaagataacagttgtttacaaacattaaatttttcagagtaatttaacatttcaaaattcactaaaaattattcatttaacaatgaaacagttttaaattattaaaataatcatttctggacacgtgtttttcttaaattcgtagttccgcgccgacacggccattctgacaggcggtgcgcgctctgcacctgcctaagttgtgcgattggaaatctgcgaatcaaaaacatttttgaagcaggtatctgtaagcaacacatcatgttgacctttgataattgttttgtaaaacagtacacaaagaaatctctcatgcacctttattataataaatatgggcagattttacgcatactatgctcataactgtgtcataataactgttaaaggttgtcgtagatctgtggtgtatacatgtctataccacggtccacaaggtctccctacggtatctcatggttctctgtggatacatcaaggatccgtgggtagctcgagggtaacacgtggttagctcagaggtatcactctccagactatggtatatacatggctactaaaggttctcgtagatctgtggtgtatacatgtctaaccacggtccacaaggtctccctacggtatctcatggttctctgtggatacatcaaggatccgcgggtagctcaagggtaacacgtggttagctcagaggtatcactctccagattacggtatataaatggctaccacggctccacaacgcctcccaacggtatctcatggttcacttttggatacatcaaggatccgtgagtagtacgagggtaacacgtggttagctcagaggtatcactctcaaaccagagtgtacgtgtctcgttatggttgcatgaggaatctcaatggtaattaatattcaaaattttttttttttgctattgctctcttctttatttctttttctttttagattttaagaggtaagataagtaaattttgcctcacagttttatgcgatgattagttctcgtcgatgtTGACCACTCGGactgactgaccagctcgtgatatggacgacaactcccactgtcacggccattctgcgggacggtgcgcgctctgcaccagtcgcatttcttggtcgcccggctgcggtgcacgacgaagctgatcacgagcgccctctgccgaccacctcCTCCACTGTCGTTATTCTTATGAAACCTGcaaatctcgaaagacacaattaattaatcacatcaagtaatggtggttacgtggactctttATTAATGTCGATCAGGTTTAAGAGGTTCAGGTGGTATgcaatgttttctttgtgtaaaaAGTGGgtggtgcaactccatatactagatgcactgttcggtctcgcagttcttcatttttattaactcgtttttgagggtagtaataattctttccacttggccatttgctcggctggttcctgacgtgttgtttatcttagtgtGTCTCATTTCCCCGTGTTATCCATGATCTCCGTGATCCACATGGTCACTTGTcgatttttcaattaagatgttccacacatatgaacagcatggcaaatgaggatgcccttgaagcgtattgttcttaattgtaagaagtagccgcctcaagtgttgacgaagtgggtactcccgcactagtcggccttggagctgatgaatgatttattggatcCGTGGCTTGCGGTCCTGCCATATAGATGGGCCCCATTACACCGAAGTTGCAGGCAGTTAGTGTGAagtgcttagagatcttcttatcacttcgcaatatggttctttcttgtagcgatccttatgtgacaggtggaaccgaagctgatgaggacgtagcagagatcggagctttttccaatcccacttctgataacggagaagcatgtccgagcgcgtttttaaaaagcatgacgtcagcacagctgacgtcacgagtgtcagagtttcgatctttaaccatcttcggtggtatgaaataaaactcaggaaataaacctctctgatttattccaatatgagacggtccgatcgctccggcggctcgaccaagtctgtcgaaaccggcggtcgcttgatcttttataacaaaaataggtgggtagacttattcactcaagataacagttgtttacaaacattaaatttttcagagtaatttaacatttcaaaattcactaaaaattattcatttaacaatgaaacagttttaaattattaaaataatcatttctggacacgtgtttttcttaaattcgtagttccgcgccgacatataaattattcatataaccagataaaaatatatatataaaccaacTTGGTCTacacatatatatcattttgatatatgtatactacAATTATATGTACTACTAATTGCAAAATAGttaacttaattaaaagaaGAGAAGATAAGAAGAAAACAAATTATGACTGAAGCTGTAGATTACGTAAATATGATTTGTAtctaaaacgaaatatattaatgGTTTCCAGGATCCGAAGGGGAGGCGGCAGATTGTTCCAGCACTTCGTCGCTGCATAGCGGAAACTACCACGAAAGGCTGCTGCTCGATGAAGAGGCACGCTAAGCATATAAGACGACGCCCTCGTGGGAtatgttttgttacttttttttgccCAACTCAACTTACTGTATAGATATAAAGGtgctttattttgaataacgcCAAATAGGAGGGTAGCAAGATGTTATTGCCTTCGGTATTCCATCTTAATCATCCGTGCGGTATTAAGGTATAGGGATACATCTGCGCGAGGCGGAATGTGGAACCAATACCTGAGACATGCATTTTGTACTCGTTGTATTAGGTTTTTTGAGCGAGCGAGCAGTCTGAGTCCTATAACAGCATCAGCATAATTAAGTTTAGACAATACCAGGCTATCACAAAGTTTAATTCGCATGTCTTTACTAAGAACATCTCTTATCCTATACAATACTTTTAATCTGTAAAAGCAATTACGAACTTTATTAATGGTGTGATTTTCGAATCTCAATTCCTCATCGATCAACAAACCCAAGTTTCGCGCTTCTTTCATGCACTCGATTTTCTTAcctttaatttgtatgttagGGTTTAAGTTACCAATTAGATTGATTTGTTTCTTCGTTCCTAATATGATATACTTAGTTTTGTCCGGATTCAGTACGAGATTATGAGATTCTGACCATTGCGTAATATAACTCAAGTCATCATTCAACTTTTGAATAGCCACGCTAGCTTCAGATGGCTTAAGCGTAAATGTGGTATTTGCAGTGTTTAATGCTGTTAACAATGTCGGCACAATATAGCGCAAAGATAATCGGTCCTAGTATAGAGCCTTGTGGAACGCCTGTATTAACCGCGCTACAGTCTGAGAGCACCCGGGAACCGTTTCCATTAACTACCTCAACCATTTGTTCGCGATTACTTAAATAACTTGCAAACCATTTAATAGTTTGACAACTGAatccgtaatattttaatttggacaAGAACCGAGCTCTATTAATGGTATCAAAGGCACGAGAAAAATCTAGTAAAACAAGAATCGTTCCCTCGCCTACGTCCATGCCGCATAGAACATTGTCTGTAACATCCAGTAGCGCAGTAGTGGTGCTGTGATGTTTACGAAATCCAGATTGCACAAGtggtaaaacattattattctcTAAGAATCGTGTCAGTTGGTTACATGCGATTCTTTCCAATATTTTGGAAATGCAGGGTAAAATGCTAATAGGTCGTAGATCCTTGAGTTCACAAACATTCTCCTTCTTGGGAATGGGTTTAACTATCGCAGTCTGCCAAAGGTTCGGAAATGTGCCCGTTACGATTGatgtatttaagattttaattataactagtAAAATACGTGGTAACGACAACAAAATCATGTCCAACAATATTCCATCCACACCTATAGCGTTAGACTTCAACGAGCGgagtatttgtaaaatttcgaCTTCGTTAGTCggtaataatgtaaaaacataataattcattgttgCTATTGAAACGTGATCCCCACTACTTGGCACATCAAGGAAGAAGTTATTTATCATTGTCGGGTCATTAAAATGTTCTGGTATATTTTggttgtgtttttgttttatatgtataattttatttaagtgtttcCAAAGTTCAACtgagtttttaatattggaattaatataaaaattaaaataagcagaTTTCTCCCTATGCATTGCCTGTACCACTTGTCGTTTTAGGTCTTTATAGTAATTTACATGCGAATCCTTTTTAGACAAccttgcctgagtttgagctTCATCTCGACgtctcataaataatttaatattatatgtaatccAAGGGTAGTTAGTATCTTTGATGGTGACCATATTAATAGGGACGATAGTATCAAATACCCATAATAGGCAACCAGTGAACTGACTTACCATGTCATTAATGTTCTCGATTTTGCATATGTCCTGCCAATTAACTAAATCAAGTGTATCTGTGAGACATtctgtgttaatattttttaagcggTCTGTACATAACGATCTTTGATGGACTTTTAAttctcttaatatttaattcacaagAAACAAATGCATGGCCGCTAAGCTCTGCAATATGTTCTACTACAATATTGTGAACCCTTGTATTAGAGCAAATGAGATCTATTAAAGTTTCACTGTTAGCCGTAAAATGTGTAGGCTTCGTGACATGTTGTGTCAAACCGTGAGTCGATAAAAAGGTGTCCAAGATTTGTTTCTGATATTCATGAGTTCTAAGATAATCGATGTTGAAATCTCCTACTAAATATAACGAATCGTATCATAAGGCAATGCACTGATAGTTTCTGACAATGCATCAAAAAAACCGGACGTATTCAaccagggggggggggggcgatAAGCTGTTCCAACAACTATAGTCCTGCCGTTCAATTTAACGAGTATCCACATTTCTTCAACCAAATGAACAACAGGATGTGCAAGTGTACGCGCAGATATaccacattttatataaaagccaACACCACCACCCCTTGATCGTATCTCCGTAGGTCGCGGTATATGACGTAATCGATAACCTGGGACAGGAGGGGCTCTGCCATCTTCTCCAGGACGCAACCAAGTTTTATTAATGGCTATCACGTCGGCTTTATGACGCTCcattaaaactatgaactccTCATGATGTGACCCAAGCGAGCCCGGGTTGAATAAACCAAATTTCAGATTGCTCATGTtaaccatttaataataaatataaagaaatgagaaataaaatgtattataacgaatatgagtaaaataattaatttaatagtattaataaatagagaataattatatagaacaaCCCCCGCTTCATACGcgttaataaaatgataatcgttataaaaataaataaataaaatagtatatatcttatctataatatttcttattatacagAACAAGGCCACATCACTGTTGCTATCATTGAACAAACTAAATCTctcataacttaaaattattgtgaaatgataaaattgaaataaagtcttgaaaacatcattaattacagcgacataaaaaatataaataatcataacaaaattaaaaagtcgtttacaatacatataaaataagacttccataaaaaaaaaaacacataataatGGAATATACAAACTTAATTTTTGCCAAAAATTTTGCAGATATCGTTTTCTGAACGTACCCGTTGAACTGCTGCATCCGTCTTGCGCCGCTTGAATATTCTCCCATCGCGACTCCATATGTAACGCCAACTTATAAAAGAGAAGGCGGTTTGCTCGTGTCAGATGTTCGTTTATATAAATTCGAGTGGGGTTGCCGTCAATGATGCCAGACGTATCAATTCCGCGTCGCACCCGCGCCGACTTTATTAAATCGTCGCGCAAAGACGCCGCGCCAATCGCACCACGACAAGTCGCGGTCGCCGATCTTCGTTTGGCGACAACTGGTGGCGAGGTCCGACACGCTCGGCACTGACTATGTCGCGAGGGTCGAGTGTCATGCCCAGTTTCCTGGAGATGGCTTGAGTCAGGTGCACCACATTTTCACCCTTCTGTTCAGGTACTCCTGATATTTGTACGTCATTCAGCAATGTACCCTGTTCTCTATCGTTAATCTCTGCTTTCAATGACGCAATTGTTTCACTAATTTGTGAATTTTTACCCTCTTCATTAATTTTGAGATATTTATCCTCCAAGGACGTCATTCGGTCTTCAACCGTGTCCAcccttttattaaattcggcCATATTTTCATTTAGCCTTCCTAACTCCAGCCTAAAGGAAGTCATCTCCCGCGTAACTGTGATGAGCTCTATTCTTAGCAGCCTGATTTCCTCGGCCAATGATCCTGCAGAGCTTTTATCTACCGCATTGGCGTCTATAAATAGCTCTTCAGTAGGCGATTCGGCAGAAGGCTTGTTTTTATTATCGAGCCCACGACAGTGACGACACATCCAGCGCGCAGGGAGGCGAGAGTCGGGGCTTATATTGACACACGAACGATGGAATACCGAACTGCATTTATTGCATTTAGCGCCATCTGTTGTTGAGAGGAACTTGCCGCATTGATTGCATTTGTTAGccatgatttaaaaataacgtaGTACTAAGAATATCCGATAGATGGCACACTAAGATgagtaaaaattgttaattaatgaagtagtattaatttaataggaTGCACTTGAAGTGTACGACTGTTGTGATTATGTACGAATAATGCACGAATCACAAGACGTATGAgttgttttttgtatttggttgttttaattctttttgtGGGGGTACCTGCGCATTCACTATTTGAAACAGCTGATTGTTGTATCTGATAAGAGTCACAAGCTACACACTTATATACCAGTCTTATAATAATTCACTCACTTTGTTAAACTCACgtaagtgtttaaataaactttttacaaacaatatccgactttttttatattattaattgaaaatatacagAGAGACTATAGTCACCGCTAAACGTCAACGTCAAACCCGACGAAGCTCTGGTGAATCACTTcggtcttctccatcctacgtgacattggcgaaataatctgtgccctgtcggcacaactaaaagccattaaaccaagaattgaattgaattgaattgaattgaatcacTTCGGAGCTATCGTGATGGCCACCCAAATTGCGGGAGCAACAGAGTTAACCCTGATCGGAGACACCAACCAGCTTCCTTATATTGACAGGCACAACCTATTCTCTCTAAAATACAAAACCCCAAACACTATAACAGCGGTCAACACAGAATTACTGTGCACATACAGAAGCCCTCAAGACGTAGCAAACGCGCTGAATGTAACACAGTAACACTCGTTACTcaacttataatttaataactttaagtacattaatattatttctttatacatatattaacttgTGGACGTTTATCAGCGTACGATCAAGTTAGCGTCTAGACTAGGGCGTTCACTTTCATTCAAATAGAAccacatgtatatttataattagttactttatcaattattttttcgcTACGTACGACGTGACGTACGTATCTACTGGCGACCACAGAATACCAGCGTTGAAGCTTATTTAACAATGGTTTCAACACAAGCTGAGTGGTTTACCAATTTGGGCATCATATTCTATCCtgttttttgtcattttttattttattttatgatttgtacAATGTGTATGTCCAAATAAAgagtttttgatttgatttgattaatttaatatacatacacattataaatacatatatgcatttacatactatagatacttacataataaataaaatatttaattgccgTATTTCTTCATGAAGCAAGATAGTgctcttttatcatttttttaaaagaagtaattGTTGGTGCACGTCTTGCTTCTAGTGGAAGAGAGTTCCAAAGACGAATTGAATTGACTGTAAATGAGTCACTATAAAAAGATGTTGTATAGggtggtatttttaaaaacaaattctcTTCAGAACGAAGATTATGGCTATGTGAAGAACTAAGGAATTGAAAACGTTCTTTTAGATATGAAGGAGAAGACGGATTGAACAGAATACAGAAGTTGAAGgatgtgagtattcctgcgaagccggattgggagccacttgagttttTTTACGAAATTCAGAAATGTGATCATATTTacgaagaccaaatatgaatcggatgcaaagattttggagacgctcaagtttattaAGTTGCTCCTCTTTTAGATCAAGATGACATGCGTCAGCATAATCTAGAATTGGTAGTAGGAGTGActgtgctaacataattttggtagggaTGGGTAGAAAGTTGCGTAATCTTCAAAGGAAGCCAAAGGCtgcaaaaatttttttactaaCCTCACTTATCTGTTGTTCCCAAGACAGGTGCTAGTCAAAGGTAATTCCCAAATTCCTAGCTGTAACACTGAACGGTATGTTAACACCGTTAAAGTGGGTACAACCGGGAGATCCGAAAAAGGTAtacgataaattaattttgaactacCAATAATCAGCACCTGCGTTTTATTTGGGTTTACTCGTAATCCAAATGCAGTAGACCACTtagaaatatttgataaattattattaactaaatgtaTAGTTTCAGGAAGGTTCGCAAATTTACTTTGTGAATAGATCTGAAGATCATCTGCGTACAGGTGATAGAGAGAAGATATATGAGAAATGATGGTACTTATAAAGACCGAAAACAAgaggggagacaacacgccaccttgtggAACGCCAGCAGTTATAGGAGCCCATTTTGAGAAAGAATCTTGAACTCTTATCCGTTGCCGGCGCCCATACAAGTAAGaatgaaaccagtcaattactttaggagatatgttaagagaacacAAAATAGCAAGAAGAATATCAAAGTCTACAGTGTTGAAATCATTACTAAAATCTAATAATGTCAACACAGTAACCTGTTGATTATCCATTCCTAATCTAATGTCATCAGTTATTTTGATCAGAGCCATAGTCTTACTATGACCAGGACGAAAGCCAGATGGTAAAGGATTCAATAGGACATTTTTTGAAAGGTATTGGTTTAATTGACTGTGAATAAGGCGCTCAAGTACTTTAGACAGGAAAGGGAGAATGGATATAGGACGATAATCAGTGTAAGATGAAGGATTTGTTTTTTTGGGGAGGGGGATGACTTGTGCGTCTTTCCAGGATTCAGGGAATTCACAAAGGATAATGGAttggttatgtgagattgtactcactaaaaccccCTGCGATGACCGCCACAGCACGGAAAACGGAGAGGCTACGGGATCTTTCGCAGTACGTCCGCGGCCTCTCTcgtgcgttgctccgctcgtggcttgcggagcccttctcaggagggcgaagatggtctcgccctccccgcacccctcgctggtgcgtacaccggcagtCCGGGGCCATACCGGACTGCGGTCCTCCTCTCGGCCGTATGAAAACGGATGCGTGAGACCCCCATCTCACGCACCCACGGCCGGAGGGATTGCCCTATTTATTCCGCCCCGGGCACTGGGGCTTGGAGGCCGTGAAGGCGACCCGCAGGTCGCCTCTGCCGGGCAGAATCGGCCCTCTCCCGAGCCCGCCCCGCAGTCTCCTTCTGGACCATGAAGGTCTCACAGAAGTTGACTACGGCCTCCCACGCCGATTCCCTGCGAAGCATCGCCGACACGACTGCTCGCAGGGAGAGATTTCGCCCGATTTGCTGGACCAAGACTTGCCTTTCCGCGGTCCACCCGGGACACGCCTCTAGCGTGTGGTGGGCATCGTTTTGGTCCGCCCCGCAGTGGTGGCAAACCGCCGTCGCCTCGCGTCCGATCCTACACAGGTACTCTCCAAAGCAACCGTGACCGGTCAGCACCTGTGTAAGTCGGAAGGTGACTCGTCGCTTCCGCCGCATCCCGTCATTGCCAGCTGTCGAGGATACAGATGTTGTCAGTTCACTCTTAGAACAAATTAAACTCCTCCGGGTCGAATTAGTAGATGTGACGGGAAGTATCCTCGTTTCGTCAGGAGCTTGCATCGTGAAAGGTGCGTTATCCGAGGTAGGCATGCGAGTCGACAATGTAGAAGCGCGACTGTCTCAACTTGAGAATAAAACAGCGTCCGCGCCTGAGAGTCACTTGCTAGAAGATATTGCCAGCTTGAAAGCGGAACTCAATGAGCGCGAGCAGTCATGTCTATTGAATGACATTGAGATCTCGGGCATTGCAGAACGAAATGGGGAGAATTTGCAACACGTAGTAGGCCTCATTGCGT from Vanessa cardui chromosome W, ilVanCard2.1, whole genome shotgun sequence carries:
- the LOC124542441 gene encoding uncharacterized protein LOC124542441, giving the protein MQAPDETRILPVTSTNSTRRSLICSKSELTTSVSSTAGNDGMRRKRRVTFRLTQVLTGHGCFGEYLCRIGREATAVCHHCGADQNDAHHTLEACPGWTAERQVLVQQIGRNLSLRAVVSAMLRRESAWEAVVNFCETFMVQKETAGRARERADSARQRRPAGRLHGLQAPVPGAE